From the genome of Nerophis ophidion isolate RoL-2023_Sa linkage group LG25, RoL_Noph_v1.0, whole genome shotgun sequence, one region includes:
- the marchf7 gene encoding LOW QUALITY PROTEIN: E3 ubiquitin-protein ligase MARCH7 (The sequence of the model RefSeq protein was modified relative to this genomic sequence to represent the inferred CDS: deleted 1 base in 1 codon) codes for MDSRSRRLPFCLSTSKSSYASSATPSSSSSLGSSRLYSRDTVLSERFPRASAAFKADVDQKSSRLLSSSRNYNNSDSNNGSWKLPSSLASSTRSYERSWTESPLSSRTKPGDSDGRLGRSGLLTATDDGDSKRAKLAYSNRGLYSGTSSTSHTGSTYSSSGHNNARAGIQERPSDPLESPWTYSRFLSRSSTSSSKPQLSSREAEPQNEPTLRERRTRISDLTSSLYPTDRVASTYAQGARPKDTAYCSSSFSSGRESSPGRHVSSAASRFSLARDLNDRPAHRYLSASSGLASTYEHAAATLTSRPTWHSSPPTRPEAPPPPRPAAVSAEAQGRSSTRHLLSRLFSRTSSQESSSSSSTVDDDDALSVDSDEGARMSALEAESSRWEAITSGSNRRRPDLAPIRENKDGGLSGARTSQSEADRAAGSSYSWLSSSLRGRCPSLLSRLRRHARDDSASSPAGAEEGLTRPQHLLRRWDDLELRSTQDNNTQEEEEDDEEEDEVEQGAVGLDIFARPRRHEDDDKLPEVEDVSVGGSQRHRVATFQNNAKAPQGGAERPLDGIPSLSSASSKQEKLRIIKERLLLEDSDEDEGDLCRICQMGEESSSNPLIQPCCCTGSLQYVHQECIKRWLCSKIGSGTNLEAIKNCELCKEKLRLNIDNFDIQQLYRTHVQSEYDDFISSGLYLVVLLHFCEQRFSDVLGAVDAAGIRQQLTDLQLFNLVRILPDNVGILENPHQDSSDESEDGRLSISFSDLDDYLEDDEEDKDEHWLSVCL; via the exons ATGGACTCCAGGTCTCGCAGGCTTCCCTTCTGCCTGTCAACTTCAAAGTCCTCGTACGCCtccagcgccacgccgtcctcgtCCTCGTCACTGGGCTCCAGCAGGCTGTACAGCAGGGACACGGTGCTGAGCGAGCGATTTCCCAGGGCGTCGGCCGCTTTTAAAGCAGACGTGGACCAGAAG aGTTCTCGCCTCTTGAGCTCATCTAGAAACTACAACAACTCCGACTCAAATAATGGCAGCTGGAAGTTGCCGTCCTCGCTGGCATCTTCCACTCGATCCTACGAGCGTTCGTGGACAGAGTCGCCGCTCAGCAGCAGGACTAAACCG GGTGATTCTGATGGGAGGTTAGGCCGTTCCGGTCTGTTGACTGCCACTGATGATGGTGATTCCAAACGGGCCAAACTGGCTTACAGTAACCGAGGACTGTACTCTGGAACCTCCAGCACCTCCCATACAGGGTCCACCTACTCCAGTAGTGGACACAACAATGCGAGAG CAGGCATTCAGGAAAGACCAAGTGATCCACTGGAGTCGCCGTGGACTTACAGCCGTTTCCTGTCGCGGTCCTCCACTTCTTCTTCAAAGCCGCAGTTGTCCAGCCGAGAGGCGGAGCCCCAGAATGAGCCGACTTTGCGAGAAAGGAGGACAAGGATCTCTGATTTGACGTCGTCATTGT ACCCCACAGACCGCGTGGCCTCCACATACGCCCAAGGTGCTCGGCCCAAAGACACCGCCTACTGCTCGTCCTCCTTTTCCAGCGGGCGAGAAAGCTCGCCAGGCCGGCACGTGTCCTCCGCTGCCAGTCGCTTTTCTCTCGCCCGCGACCTAAACGACAGACCCGCTCATCGCTACCTGAGCGCCTCGTCAGGCCTCGCTTCAACCTATGAACACGCCGCAGCCACCCTGACCTCACGCCCCACCTGGCACAGCTCACCGCCCACCAGACCGGAAGCCCCGCCCCCACCGAGACCCGCCGCTGTAAGTGCGGAAGCACAAGGGCGCTCCTCCACACGCCACCTTTTGTCCCGCCTCTTCTCACGCACCTCCAGCCAGGAGTCCTCCAGCAGCTCCTCGACTGTCGACGACGACGACGCTCTGTCCGTGGACAGCGACGAGGGCGCCAGGATGTCTGCGCTGGAGGCGGAGTCTAGTAGGTGGGAGGCCATCACATCCGGCAGCAACCGCCGCAGACCCGACCTCGCTCCAATACGGGAAAACAAAGACGGCGGTCTCTCCGGCGCCAGGACATCGCAGAGTGAGGCTGACAGAGCGGCAGGTAGCAGCTACTCCTGGCTGTCGTCCTCCCTCCGTGGTCGCTGCCCATCCCTTCTCTCCCGTCTGCGGAGGCACGCTCGCGACGACAGCGCGTCCTCACCCGCCGGCGCGGAGGAGGGCCTCACTCGTCCTCAGCACTTACTGAGAAGATGGGATGACCTGGAGCTCCGATCCACACAGGACAACAACACccaagaggaagaggaggatgacGAGGAAGAGGATGAAGTAGAGCAAGGCGCCGTTGGTTTAGATATCTTTGCACGTCCTCGCCGGCATGAGGACGACGACAAGTTACCTGAAGTGGAGGACGTTTCAGTGGGCGGGTCCCAGCGCCACAGGGTGGCTACATTTCAAAACAACGCCAAAGCTCCTCAAGGTGGCGCCGAGCGGCCATTGGACGGCATTCCATCACTTAGCAGCGCCAGCAGCAAGCAAGAGAAGCTCCGCATTATTAAGGAAAG GCTGCTGCTGGAAGACTCTGACGAGGACGAAGGAGACTTGTGTAGAATCTGCCAGATGGGAGAGGAGTCCTCATCCAACCCTTTGATCCAACCTTGCTGCTGCACAGGAAGTCTGCAATACGTCCACCAGGAATGCATCAAGAGGTGGCTTTGCTCCAAAATTGGCTCTG GCACAAATCTGGAGGCCATCAAAAACTGTGAGCTGTGCAAAGAGAAGTTGCGCTTGAACATCGACAACTTTGACATCCAGCAGCTGTACAGGACACACGTGCAG TCCGAATATGACGACTTCATCAGCAGTGGTCTCTATCTGGTAGTGCTGTTGCATTTTTGTGAACAGAGGTTCTCTGATGTCCTGGGGGCAGTCGATGCAGCTGGG atacggcaacagctgactgatttgcag TTATTTAACCTGGTGAGAATCCTGCCTGACAACGTGGGCATTCTGGAAA ATCCCCACCAGGACAGCAGTGACGAGAGCGAAGATGGCCGACTTTCCATCAGCTTCTCCGACCTGGACGACTACCTGGAGGACGAC GAGGAGGATAAAGATGAGCACTGGCTCAG CGTTTGTTTGTAA